One genomic segment of Novisyntrophococcus fermenticellae includes these proteins:
- the mcrC gene encoding 5-methylcytosine-specific restriction endonuclease system specificity protein McrC, which produces MIRIQNIYYMLSYAFQVLNEDGYKQVATEEFENAAELCAAILIKGVSSQLKRGLGKEYIVQTEELSSLRGKIDISASVKEQTMLRKRLVCNYDEFSVNSYMNRIIRTTMDTLVRSNISKDRKKQLRKLLIYFAEVEPLNRESINWKLQFNKNNQTYQMLISICYLILKGLLQTTSDGSTKLMDFLDEQRMCRLYEKFILEYYRKEHPEIRASASQIPWDTDDDYREMLPVMQSDIMLKSGDKTLVIDAKYYAHTTQSQYNTNTLHSGNLYQIFTYVKNLDTSNSGNVAGMLLYAKTDEIVLPNNDYKMGGNQISVKTLDLDCEFAEIKRRLDDIVQRYFDCS; this is translated from the coding sequence ATGATTCGCATACAGAACATATACTATATGCTTTCCTATGCGTTTCAGGTTCTCAACGAAGATGGCTATAAGCAGGTTGCTACCGAAGAATTTGAAAATGCAGCCGAACTATGTGCTGCCATATTGATAAAAGGTGTTTCTTCTCAGCTAAAACGAGGATTGGGCAAAGAGTATATTGTTCAAACGGAGGAATTATCTTCATTAAGGGGTAAAATTGATATTTCTGCTTCGGTAAAAGAGCAAACTATGCTGAGAAAACGCCTTGTCTGCAACTATGATGAGTTTTCGGTCAATTCATATATGAATAGAATTATCCGAACAACAATGGACACGCTCGTAAGAAGCAATATCAGCAAGGATAGAAAAAAGCAACTTCGTAAACTCCTCATTTATTTTGCAGAAGTCGAACCTTTGAATCGTGAGAGCATAAATTGGAAGCTTCAATTTAATAAGAATAATCAAACCTATCAGATGTTGATTTCGATTTGTTATCTGATACTCAAAGGCTTGCTTCAAACAACTTCTGACGGAAGCACAAAGTTAATGGACTTCCTTGATGAGCAGCGTATGTGCAGGCTTTATGAGAAGTTCATTCTTGAATACTACCGTAAGGAACACCCTGAAATTCGGGCGTCAGCGTCTCAAATTCCTTGGGATACTGACGATGATTACAGAGAAATGCTCCCTGTTATGCAAAGCGATATTATGCTTAAAAGCGGAGATAAAACTTTGGTAATTGATGCAAAATACTATGCTCATACCACGCAAAGTCAGTACAATACAAATACGCTACATTCTGGAAATTTGTATCAGATATTTACTTATGTGAAAAATCTTGATACAAGCAACTCCGGTAATGTTGCTGGAATGTTATTATATGCCAAAACGGATGAGATTGTGTTGCCAAATAATGATTATAAAATGGGTGGAAATCAAATATCAGTAAAAACACTGGATTTGGACTGTGAATTTGCAGAAATAAAGAGGCGGTTAGATGATATAGTACAAAGATATTTTGACTGTTCCTAA
- a CDS encoding AAA family ATPase codes for MPHYFTTIFSDINKGLPDGRNYLFMCEQAKNALNQKEYEYHSFPELSYYAWKSNKSGKTEETTTTTVDSNIKETNYWIYSPGDNASMWDEFYKSGIMGIGWDDVTDLKGFSSKEEIKEYMKKVYDPSYSYKNNAHCLWQFANEIKVGDVIFVKKGMHKIIGKGIVTSDYIYDTSRSTYKHIRKVDWQNKGEWEHPGQAVMKTLTNISAYPDYVQKLLALFAEDTSEEVSEQKEIKYPLYSKDDFLNEVYMDEDTYNTLTELLEAKYNVILQGAPGVGKTFAAKRLAYSIMGQKDTSRVAMVQFHQSYSYEDFIQGYRPSKDGFELENGTFYKFCKEAEEDNERPYFFIIDEINRGNLSKILGELMMLIEKDKRGEKIKLLYSNEWFTVPQNVRIIGMMNTADRSLALMDYALRRRFAFFDFAPAFPSEGFKNYLAEKNSPKLESLITAVESLNNTISADESLGDGFRIGHSYFCTDGEITDEWLKSVVEYEVIPLIKEYWFDEPTKVRDWSATLRSAIK; via the coding sequence ATGCCCCATTATTTCACGACCATATTCTCTGATATAAATAAAGGATTACCCGACGGAAGAAACTATTTGTTTATGTGCGAGCAGGCAAAGAACGCTCTTAATCAGAAAGAATATGAGTATCACAGTTTCCCTGAACTGTCTTATTATGCTTGGAAAAGCAACAAATCGGGCAAAACAGAAGAAACCACAACAACCACAGTTGATTCAAATATAAAAGAAACGAATTATTGGATTTACTCTCCCGGTGACAACGCTTCAATGTGGGACGAGTTCTATAAATCCGGCATAATGGGTATCGGTTGGGACGATGTTACAGACCTTAAAGGATTTTCTTCAAAAGAGGAAATCAAAGAGTATATGAAAAAGGTTTACGACCCAAGTTACTCCTACAAAAACAACGCTCATTGCCTTTGGCAGTTTGCAAATGAAATTAAAGTCGGCGATGTGATTTTCGTCAAAAAAGGAATGCATAAAATCATCGGAAAAGGCATTGTAACTTCCGATTATATCTATGATACCTCAAGAAGCACATACAAGCACATTAGAAAAGTTGACTGGCAAAACAAGGGCGAATGGGAACATCCCGGTCAGGCAGTTATGAAAACGCTCACCAACATATCGGCTTATCCCGATTATGTTCAAAAGCTGCTTGCTCTGTTTGCGGAAGATACTTCTGAGGAAGTATCGGAACAAAAGGAAATCAAGTATCCGTTGTATTCAAAAGATGATTTCCTGAATGAAGTCTATATGGATGAGGATACATATAACACGCTTACGGAATTGCTTGAAGCAAAATACAATGTTATTCTGCAAGGCGCACCCGGCGTAGGTAAGACTTTTGCAGCAAAGAGGCTTGCTTACTCTATTATGGGACAGAAAGACACCAGCCGTGTAGCAATGGTACAGTTTCATCAAAGCTACTCTTACGAAGATTTCATTCAAGGATACAGACCGTCAAAAGACGGCTTTGAACTTGAAAACGGGACATTCTATAAGTTTTGCAAAGAAGCGGAAGAAGATAATGAACGCCCCTATTTCTTTATTATTGATGAAATCAACCGTGGTAATTTGAGCAAAATTCTCGGTGAACTTATGATGTTAATCGAGAAAGATAAACGTGGCGAAAAAATCAAACTGCTTTATTCTAATGAATGGTTTACTGTACCTCAGAATGTCAGAATTATAGGTATGATGAACACCGCTGACAGAAGCCTTGCATTAATGGATTATGCGTTGAGAAGAAGATTTGCTTTCTTTGATTTCGCACCAGCGTTTCCTTCGGAAGGCTTCAAGAACTATTTGGCGGAAAAGAATTCTCCAAAATTAGAAAGCCTAATAACTGCTGTCGAGTCATTGAATAACACTATTTCTGCTGATGAGTCATTGGGAGATGGTTTCAGAATCGGTCACAGCTATTTCTGTACCGATGGAGAAATTACTGATGAATGGCTCAAATCCGTTGTGGAATATGAAGTAATACCGCTTATCAAAGAATATTGGTTTGACGAGCCGACAAAAGTTAGAGATTGGTCTGCTACTTTAAGGAGTGCAATTAAATGA
- a CDS encoding transposase produces MSRQRRNFSAKFKSDLVIELLKGEKDLNTLATENNIQPNLLRNWKKEFLNNASAAFDDKREENLKDKLAEERKEKSEYAKKVGQLTMQVDWLKKKSEEICGPDYESKFSPKPFDD; encoded by the coding sequence ATGTCCAGACAAAGAAGAAACTTTAGTGCCAAATTTAAATCAGACCTTGTGATTGAGTTACTTAAGGGAGAGAAAGATCTCAATACCCTTGCAACTGAAAATAATATTCAACCCAACTTACTCCGTAACTGGAAGAAAGAATTCCTAAACAACGCTTCTGCAGCATTTGACGACAAGCGAGAGGAAAACCTCAAAGATAAGCTTGCAGAAGAACGCAAAGAGAAGTCGGAGTATGCCAAAAAGGTTGGTCAGTTAACCATGCAGGTTGACTGGCTCAAAAAAAAATCTGAAGAAATTTGTGGACCTGACTACGAGAGTAAGTTTAGTCCAAAACCTTTTGACGACTAA
- a CDS encoding IS3 family transposase yields MTTKELPASVGAKLLDINRTSIYYKGTPVSEEELACKEIIDHLHTDNPTWGARQMSAQLKLRGYHVGRRKARRYMSEMDIHPIYPKMNLSKRMQQAKVFPYLLRNAVIDKPNQAWSIDITYIPIRHGFLYLTAVIDWYSRCIVGWEVDDTLDTRMVVNALKKAFKVAKPQILNSDQGCQFTSQQYIEFLKKNGIRQSMDGKSRWADNIMIERWFRSFKYEEAYLTQYNNIKEARAAIGRYIFTYNFERCHSALDYQKPAECYYPAMLLPYVA; encoded by the coding sequence TTGACGACTAAAGAATTACCTGCTTCTGTCGGGGCAAAGCTCCTGGATATCAACCGCACCAGCATTTATTACAAAGGAACGCCTGTATCAGAGGAAGAACTGGCTTGTAAAGAGATCATTGATCACCTTCACACAGATAATCCGACCTGGGGTGCCAGGCAGATGTCAGCACAGTTGAAGCTTCGTGGTTATCATGTTGGTCGCCGGAAAGCACGCCGCTACATGAGCGAAATGGACATTCATCCAATCTACCCAAAGATGAACCTTTCGAAGCGGATGCAGCAAGCTAAGGTATTCCCTTATCTTCTCCGCAATGCTGTCATAGACAAGCCTAATCAGGCTTGGTCGATTGACATTACATATATTCCCATCCGGCATGGATTTTTGTACCTGACTGCTGTAATCGACTGGTACAGCCGCTGTATTGTCGGCTGGGAAGTCGATGATACACTTGATACCCGAATGGTTGTCAATGCCTTGAAAAAGGCTTTTAAGGTTGCAAAGCCACAAATTTTAAATTCCGATCAAGGATGTCAGTTTACAAGTCAACAATATATTGAATTCTTAAAGAAAAATGGAATTCGCCAAAGCATGGATGGGAAAAGCCGTTGGGCTGACAACATCATGATTGAACGCTGGTTTCGTAGCTTCAAATATGAAGAAGCGTACCTTACACAATATAACAATATCAAAGAAGCCAGAGCCGCTATCGGACGATATATTTTCACTTATAATTTTGAAAGATGTCATTCTGCCCTTGACTATCAAAAACCGGCTGAATGCTACTACCCGGCAATGCTACTGCCCTATGTAGCTTGA